A section of the Saccharopolyspora gregorii genome encodes:
- a CDS encoding LppU/SCO3897 family protein, translating to MSVPPQDPHSPVQPSGSSPEWGRPGGHPQVAQGRPRGFSSQPDEQHPGWQDHDWRTHGWPDHEDRGDHGDHEGHGDRADREDHESHGDRADRGDHEDPGGPARAWPEQGRRYGSLQYGGPLPGFTPLEPAPGPLLPGQLLPGPPHLAPAGPPPKRRRGLLGAALGCGALLLLGVVGTFVQSQVGMAEAAPQVGECVAVTDDSERTFAYEMTACGTADSDHRIVQVQHGGANCDGDYSEITRAGTRLCLIPDVVVGDCQRVPGADSAGATIPTGIDTKVPCGSPAADVQVVGAADTTAGESACPEGTANYSVFTAPPKTFCFKLTD from the coding sequence GTGAGCGTTCCGCCGCAGGATCCGCACTCGCCGGTCCAGCCGTCGGGGTCGTCGCCGGAGTGGGGGCGGCCGGGCGGGCACCCGCAGGTCGCCCAGGGCCGCCCGCGGGGGTTCTCGTCCCAGCCGGACGAGCAGCACCCCGGCTGGCAGGACCACGACTGGCGGACGCACGGCTGGCCGGACCACGAGGACCGCGGCGACCACGGGGACCACGAGGGCCACGGGGACCGCGCCGACCGCGAGGACCACGAGAGCCACGGGGACCGCGCCGACCGCGGCGACCACGAGGACCCCGGCGGGCCGGCTCGGGCCTGGCCGGAGCAGGGGCGGCGGTACGGGAGTCTGCAGTACGGCGGCCCGCTGCCCGGGTTCACCCCGCTCGAACCCGCGCCCGGCCCGCTCCTGCCCGGCCAACTCCTGCCCGGCCCGCCGCACCTCGCGCCCGCCGGACCACCGCCGAAGCGCAGGCGCGGCCTGCTCGGCGCCGCCCTCGGCTGCGGGGCGCTGCTGCTGCTCGGCGTGGTCGGCACCTTCGTGCAGTCGCAGGTCGGCATGGCCGAGGCCGCCCCGCAGGTGGGCGAGTGCGTGGCCGTCACCGACGACTCCGAGCGGACCTTCGCCTACGAGATGACCGCCTGCGGCACCGCGGACTCCGACCACCGGATCGTGCAGGTCCAGCACGGCGGCGCGAACTGCGACGGCGACTACTCCGAGATCACCCGGGCCGGCACCCGGCTCTGCCTCATCCCGGACGTCGTCGTCGGCGACTGCCAGCGGGTACCCGGCGCCGACAGCGCGGGCGCCACCATCCCGACCGGCATCGACACCAAGGTGCCGTGCGGCAGCCCGGCCGCCGACGTCCAGGTCGTCGGCGCCGCCGACACCACCGCGGGCGAATCGGCCTGTCCCGAGGGGACCGCGAACTACTCGGTGTTCACCGCCCCGCCCAAGACCTTCTGCTTCAAGCTGACGGACTGA
- a CDS encoding ABC transporter substrate-binding protein encodes MSAARPLGRSTTRRGLLAAAGSAALLATGGCGLLGGSRVSGANDKVEQATIRVGTLPTTEYAPLALAVRRGYFQHEGLEVQIIPATDGSAALSSLIGGDYDVALSSYVPLLAAHARGAADLRIVADSGAAAPGTAVVVVPADSPVRDPAELAGKVIGVSAIGTVSELLVKAGLSTRGVAGRDVRLVPMSFPNMPAALAQGRLDAALLTEPFITVATREGSARTLFDAAVGPAERLPLSGYGATSRFVRDNPRTLAAFQRGLTRATLESRDRRVVEPLLPEIARISPEVAAETKLVDFHTVPDGAQVQRVADLMHRFGFLDRPLDAGTMIAAHP; translated from the coding sequence ATGTCCGCTGCTCGACCACTCGGACGGTCAACGACCCGGCGCGGACTGCTCGCCGCCGCGGGATCGGCCGCGCTGCTCGCCACCGGCGGCTGCGGACTGCTCGGCGGCAGCCGGGTCAGCGGCGCCAACGACAAGGTCGAGCAGGCCACCATCCGGGTCGGGACGCTGCCCACCACCGAGTACGCGCCGCTGGCGCTGGCCGTGCGGCGCGGCTACTTCCAGCACGAGGGCCTCGAGGTCCAGATCATCCCGGCCACCGACGGCAGCGCCGCGCTGAGCAGCCTCATCGGCGGCGACTACGACGTCGCGCTGAGCAGCTACGTCCCGCTGCTGGCCGCGCACGCCCGCGGCGCCGCCGACCTGCGGATCGTCGCCGACTCCGGGGCCGCCGCACCGGGCACGGCGGTCGTCGTGGTCCCGGCGGACTCCCCGGTGCGCGATCCCGCCGAACTGGCCGGGAAGGTCATCGGCGTCAGCGCCATCGGCACCGTCTCCGAACTGCTGGTGAAGGCCGGGCTGAGCACCCGCGGGGTCGCCGGTCGGGACGTGCGGCTCGTCCCGATGTCGTTCCCGAACATGCCCGCGGCGCTGGCGCAGGGCCGGTTGGACGCGGCGCTGCTCACCGAACCCTTCATCACCGTCGCCACCCGCGAGGGCAGCGCCCGCACCCTGTTCGACGCCGCGGTCGGCCCCGCCGAACGGCTGCCGCTGAGCGGGTACGGGGCGACCTCCCGGTTCGTGCGGGACAACCCGCGCACGCTCGCCGCGTTCCAGCGCGGCCTCACCCGCGCCACGCTGGAATCCCGGGACCGGCGGGTGGTGGAGCCGCTGCTGCCGGAGATCGCCCGGATCTCGCCGGAGGTCGCCGCCGAGACGAAGCTGGTCGACTTCCACACCGTGCCGGACGGGGCGCAGGTGCAGCGGGTCGCCGACCTGATGCACCGCTTCGGGTTCCTGGACCGGCCGCTGGACGCCGGGACCATGATCGCCGCCCACCCCTGA
- a CDS encoding GNAT family N-acetyltransferase, which yields MERTSPPLAELVRRWQHGWGVACGLDPADEADGALHVLSGQPGRHLESIVLDADGDPGSLRLHAAQVAGSPHSDWLTVPTTAPAAVEDVLSSEGLRLAPAREHFMRTDLAAHPRRDAAPEYAVELDREGPVLAARITDERGDPAAHGVMVVHGDVAVAHNIATYRAHRRRGLGGALMSALAREAVHLGAGTGLLTASRQGRHLYTALGWTRLAGVVGAGTRTRR from the coding sequence ATGGAACGCACTTCTCCCCCGCTGGCCGAGCTGGTCCGCCGGTGGCAGCACGGGTGGGGCGTGGCGTGCGGGCTCGACCCCGCCGACGAGGCGGACGGTGCGCTGCACGTGCTGTCCGGCCAGCCCGGCAGGCACCTGGAGAGCATCGTGCTCGACGCCGACGGCGACCCCGGTTCGCTACGCCTGCACGCCGCGCAGGTCGCCGGATCACCGCACTCGGACTGGCTGACCGTGCCGACCACCGCGCCCGCCGCCGTCGAGGACGTGCTCAGCTCGGAAGGGCTCCGGCTCGCGCCCGCGCGCGAGCACTTCATGCGCACCGACCTGGCCGCGCACCCGCGGCGGGACGCCGCCCCGGAGTACGCCGTGGAGCTGGACCGGGAGGGCCCGGTGCTCGCGGCCCGGATCACCGACGAACGCGGGGATCCCGCCGCGCACGGCGTGATGGTGGTGCACGGGGACGTGGCCGTGGCGCACAACATCGCCACCTACCGCGCGCACCGCAGGCGCGGCCTGGGCGGGGCGCTGATGAGCGCGCTCGCGCGGGAGGCCGTCCACCTCGGCGCGGGAACCGGGCTGCTCACCGCGAGCAGGCAGGGCCGCCACCTCTACACCGCGCTGGGCTGGACGCGACTGGCCGGCGTGGTCGGCGCGGGCACCCGCACCCGCCGCTGA
- a CDS encoding GDSL-type esterase/lipase family protein, producing the protein MNTGWTTTPLTAELLRGALELEPTERGLRPHRLPRWAREQYTDPQLSMVEAETAGVRLVFRTAATAIELETTPTKRGMAGAPPRPDGCYDLLVDGELLARTTVPEGDRMILDPATGTADVQPGPSGTARFTGLPAGDKDVEIWLPHNEMTELVALRTDAPVAPAADRGRPVWLHHGSSLSHGSNATEPTSTWPVRAALLGGVELINLGFGGSALLDPFTARTMRDTPADLLSVKFGINLVGGDLMRLRAFTPAVHGFLDTIREGHPDAPLLVISPLHCPIHEDTPGPGAVDLSTGVLRFRATGDPAERAQGKLTLRVVRDELARIVRQRSASDPNLRYLDGEELYGPADYAELPLPDELHPDTAAHLRIGDRFAQRAAAPGGFFTARAAG; encoded by the coding sequence ATGAACACCGGCTGGACCACCACCCCGCTCACCGCCGAACTGCTGCGCGGCGCCCTCGAACTGGAACCGACCGAGCGCGGGCTGCGGCCGCACCGGCTGCCCCGCTGGGCCCGCGAGCAGTACACCGACCCGCAGCTGTCCATGGTCGAAGCGGAGACCGCGGGCGTGCGGCTGGTCTTCCGCACCGCCGCCACCGCGATCGAGCTGGAGACCACGCCCACCAAGCGCGGCATGGCGGGTGCCCCGCCCCGCCCGGACGGCTGCTACGACCTGCTCGTCGACGGCGAACTGCTCGCCCGCACCACCGTGCCGGAGGGCGACCGGATGATCCTCGACCCGGCGACCGGCACCGCCGACGTGCAGCCCGGGCCCAGCGGCACCGCCCGCTTCACCGGGCTGCCCGCCGGGGACAAGGACGTCGAGATCTGGTTGCCGCACAACGAGATGACCGAACTCGTCGCCCTGCGCACCGACGCCCCCGTCGCGCCCGCCGCCGACCGCGGCCGACCGGTGTGGCTGCACCACGGCAGTTCGCTGAGCCACGGGTCCAACGCCACCGAACCCACCTCGACCTGGCCGGTGCGCGCCGCGCTGCTCGGCGGCGTCGAGCTGATCAACCTGGGGTTCGGCGGCAGCGCGCTGCTCGACCCGTTCACCGCGCGCACCATGCGCGACACCCCGGCGGACCTGCTCAGCGTGAAGTTCGGCATCAACCTGGTGGGCGGGGACCTGATGCGGCTGCGCGCGTTCACCCCCGCGGTGCACGGGTTCCTGGACACGATCCGGGAGGGGCACCCGGACGCGCCGCTGCTGGTGATCTCGCCGTTGCACTGCCCCATCCACGAGGACACGCCGGGGCCGGGCGCGGTGGACCTCAGCACCGGGGTGCTGAGGTTCCGGGCCACCGGGGATCCGGCGGAGCGGGCGCAGGGGAAGCTGACGCTGCGGGTGGTGCGGGACGAGCTGGCGCGGATCGTGCGGCAGCGCTCGGCATCGGACCCGAACCTGCGGTACCTCGACGGGGAGGAGCTCTACGGCCCCGCGGACTACGCGGAGCTGCCGCTGCCGGACGAGCTGCACCCGGACACCGCCGCGCACCTGCGCATCGGGGACCGCTTCGCGCAGCGGGCCGCGGCTCCCGGCGGCTTCTTCACCGCTCGCGCCGCGGGCTGA
- a CDS encoding suppressor of fused domain protein, whose product MTTEKHNTAMGGAHRFIGLAENLERHAGTPTAAEPPNVRGENRGYGLVFFHLEQYHLSTVISSGLRFQPLGADPAQELACTVYKEQAEAARHLVDVTSELLVQSGTHLVPDQIVPNEAPLLPDTEFYGVLASGHPLFPPEFTRFTDPEGVEQLQVYTLLPVTLGELNYILDNGVTALRQQWARFEVDVFDLGRPSVA is encoded by the coding sequence ATGACCACCGAGAAGCACAACACCGCGATGGGTGGTGCGCACCGGTTCATCGGGCTGGCGGAGAACCTCGAACGTCACGCGGGCACCCCGACGGCCGCGGAGCCGCCCAACGTGCGCGGCGAGAACCGCGGCTACGGGCTGGTGTTCTTCCACTTGGAGCAGTACCACCTGAGCACCGTGATCAGCTCCGGGCTGCGGTTCCAGCCGCTGGGCGCGGATCCGGCGCAGGAGCTGGCGTGCACCGTCTACAAGGAGCAGGCGGAAGCGGCCCGCCACTTGGTGGACGTGACGTCGGAGCTGCTGGTGCAGAGCGGCACGCACCTGGTGCCGGACCAGATCGTGCCGAACGAGGCCCCGCTGCTGCCGGACACCGAGTTCTACGGGGTGCTGGCGAGCGGGCATCCGCTGTTCCCGCCGGAGTTCACCCGCTTCACCGATCCCGAGGGCGTCGAGCAGCTGCAGGTGTACACGCTGCTGCCGGTGACCTTGGGCGAGCTGAACTACATCCTCGACAACGGGGTGACCGCGCTGCGCCAGCAGTGGGCCCGGTTCGAGGTCGACGTGTTCGACCTCGGCCGCCCCAGCGTCGCCTGA
- the mdlC gene encoding benzoylformate decarboxylase → MGERTVRDVTRDLLRELGLTTVFGNPGTTEVPFLTGWPDDFRYVLGLQESVVVAMADGYAQSRRAPVLVNLHSAGGVGHALGSVFTAYRNRTPMILTAGQQTRTLVFDEPFLGATDAATFPRPYVKHSCEPASAADVPAAIARAHRLATTAPQGPVFVSIPADDWDQPAADVPARPATPNPAPDPAALAELAAALDGCARPAFVVGPAVDHEGAVPELVELAERTRAAVWVAPLSARCSFPEDHPRFAGFLQPERRLLAAELAAHDLVVVWGAPAFTYHVYRGEAVDELPEMFLVHDDPDVLARARRGRGVLGSVAHAVRRVAELAGAGQWRPEPEPCAQPARPEPATPLPPAYVLSRVRAAWPADAVVVEEAPSHRNDLHEHFPITSRDGGFFACASGSLGYAIGAAVGAAIADPARPVLALLGDGSSMYGIQAVWSAVREQAPVTFVVLDNARYAAVAVLGAAGGGRKLPGVELGGTDFAALARSLGCPAETIRTPQELDAALARTEDGPRLLHVHVAAEQRHLY, encoded by the coding sequence ATGGGTGAGCGGACGGTCCGGGACGTCACGCGGGACCTGCTGCGCGAACTGGGGCTGACCACCGTGTTCGGCAACCCCGGTACCACCGAGGTCCCGTTCCTCACCGGCTGGCCGGACGACTTCCGCTACGTGCTCGGCCTGCAGGAGTCCGTCGTGGTCGCGATGGCCGACGGGTACGCCCAGTCGCGGCGGGCGCCGGTGCTGGTGAACCTGCACTCGGCGGGTGGCGTCGGCCACGCGCTGGGCTCGGTGTTCACCGCCTACCGCAACCGCACCCCGATGATCCTCACCGCCGGGCAGCAGACCCGGACGCTGGTGTTCGACGAACCGTTCCTCGGCGCCACCGACGCGGCCACCTTCCCGCGGCCGTACGTGAAGCACAGCTGCGAACCGGCGAGCGCCGCCGACGTGCCCGCCGCGATCGCCCGCGCCCACCGGCTGGCCACGACCGCGCCGCAGGGGCCGGTGTTCGTCTCGATCCCCGCCGACGACTGGGACCAGCCCGCCGCCGACGTCCCGGCCCGTCCGGCCACCCCGAACCCGGCACCGGACCCGGCGGCGCTCGCCGAGCTCGCCGCCGCCCTCGACGGCTGCGCGCGCCCGGCGTTCGTCGTCGGCCCGGCCGTCGACCACGAAGGGGCCGTGCCGGAACTGGTGGAGCTCGCCGAACGCACCAGGGCCGCGGTGTGGGTGGCTCCGCTGTCGGCGCGCTGCTCGTTCCCGGAGGACCACCCGCGGTTCGCCGGTTTCCTGCAACCGGAACGACGGCTGCTGGCCGCCGAGCTCGCCGCCCACGACCTGGTGGTGGTGTGGGGCGCTCCCGCGTTCACCTACCACGTGTACCGGGGCGAGGCCGTCGACGAGCTGCCCGAGATGTTCCTGGTGCACGACGACCCCGACGTGCTCGCCCGCGCCCGCCGCGGCCGGGGAGTGCTGGGTTCCGTCGCGCACGCGGTGCGCCGCGTCGCCGAGCTCGCCGGGGCCGGGCAGTGGCGGCCCGAACCGGAACCGTGCGCCCAGCCCGCGCGGCCGGAGCCCGCGACCCCGCTGCCCCCGGCGTACGTGCTGTCCCGGGTGCGCGCGGCCTGGCCGGCGGACGCGGTGGTGGTGGAGGAGGCGCCGAGCCACCGCAACGACCTGCACGAGCACTTCCCGATCACGTCCCGCGACGGCGGCTTCTTCGCCTGCGCCTCCGGTTCGCTGGGCTACGCGATCGGTGCCGCGGTGGGGGCCGCGATCGCCGACCCGGCCCGGCCCGTGCTGGCGCTGCTCGGCGACGGGTCCAGCATGTACGGCATCCAGGCGGTGTGGTCGGCGGTGCGGGAGCAGGCGCCGGTCACCTTCGTGGTCCTGGACAACGCCCGCTACGCGGCGGTCGCCGTGCTCGGCGCGGCCGGTGGCGGGCGCAAGCTGCCCGGGGTGGAGCTGGGCGGCACCGACTTCGCGGCGCTGGCCCGCAGCCTCGGCTGCCCGGCCGAGACCATCCGCACCCCGCAGGAGCTGGACGCGGCGCTGGCCCGCACCGAGGACGGCCCGCGCCTGCTCCACGTCCACGTGGCCGCCGAGCAGCGCCACCTCTACTGA
- a CDS encoding DNA repair helicase XPB, which produces MTDGPLIVQSDKTLLLEVDHAQADEARGAIAPFAELERAPEHVHTYRITPLALWNARAAGHDAEQVVDGLVRFSRYPVPQPLLVDIVETMGRFGRLQLAQDPAHGLVLASLDRAVLEEVLRNKKVQPMLGARIDDDTVAVHPSERGRLKQLLLKIGWPAEDLAGYVDGEAHPIELHEDGWTLRDYQRQAVQSFWAGGSGVVVLPCGAGKTLVGAAAMAEAGATTLILVTNTVAGRQWKRELIERTSLTEEEIGEYSGEKKEIRPVTIATYQVITRKSKGEYKHLELFDSRDWGLVVYDEVHLLPAPVFRMTADLQSRRRLGLTATLVREDGREGDVFSLIGPKRFDAPWKDIEAQGWIAPADCVEVRVTLTDEERLRYATAEAEERYKLCSTARTKAPVVRAILDQHPGEPALVIGAYLEQLHELGEALDAPIVEGSTKNKEREKLFDAFRSGEISRLVVSKVANFSIDLPEASVAVQVSGTFGSRQEEAQRLGRLLRPKAERKQAHFYSVVSRDTLDTDYAAHRQRFLAEQGYAYRIVDADDLLGPALPDVGPHGG; this is translated from the coding sequence GTGACCGACGGACCGCTCATCGTCCAGTCCGACAAGACCCTGCTGCTCGAAGTCGATCACGCCCAGGCCGACGAGGCCCGCGGCGCCATCGCGCCGTTCGCCGAGCTGGAACGCGCCCCCGAACACGTGCACACCTACCGGATCACGCCGCTGGCGCTGTGGAACGCGCGCGCCGCCGGGCACGACGCCGAGCAGGTGGTCGACGGGCTGGTCCGGTTCTCCCGCTATCCGGTGCCGCAGCCGCTGCTGGTGGACATCGTCGAGACGATGGGCCGGTTCGGCCGGTTGCAGCTCGCCCAGGACCCGGCGCACGGACTGGTGCTGGCCTCGCTCGACCGCGCGGTGCTCGAAGAGGTGCTGCGGAACAAGAAGGTCCAGCCGATGCTCGGCGCGCGCATCGACGACGACACCGTCGCGGTGCACCCCAGCGAGCGCGGCAGGCTCAAGCAGCTGCTGCTCAAGATCGGCTGGCCCGCCGAGGACCTCGCCGGCTACGTGGACGGCGAAGCGCACCCCATCGAACTGCACGAGGACGGCTGGACCCTGCGCGACTACCAGCGCCAAGCGGTGCAGTCGTTCTGGGCGGGCGGCTCCGGCGTGGTCGTGCTGCCCTGCGGCGCGGGCAAGACCCTCGTCGGCGCGGCCGCCATGGCCGAGGCGGGCGCCACCACGCTGATCCTGGTCACCAACACCGTCGCGGGCAGGCAGTGGAAGCGGGAGCTCATCGAGCGGACCTCGCTGACCGAGGAGGAGATCGGCGAGTACTCCGGGGAGAAGAAGGAGATCCGCCCGGTCACCATCGCCACCTACCAGGTGATCACCCGCAAGTCGAAGGGCGAGTACAAGCACCTGGAGCTGTTCGACTCCCGCGACTGGGGCCTCGTCGTCTACGACGAGGTGCACCTGCTGCCCGCGCCGGTGTTCCGGATGACCGCGGACCTGCAGTCCCGCCGCCGCCTCGGCCTCACCGCCACCCTGGTGCGCGAGGACGGCCGCGAGGGCGACGTGTTCTCGCTGATCGGGCCGAAGCGGTTCGACGCGCCGTGGAAGGACATCGAGGCGCAGGGCTGGATCGCGCCCGCCGACTGCGTCGAGGTGCGGGTGACGCTCACCGACGAGGAGCGCCTGCGGTACGCGACGGCCGAGGCCGAGGAGCGCTACAAGCTGTGCTCCACCGCCCGCACCAAGGCGCCCGTGGTGCGCGCCATCCTCGACCAGCACCCGGGCGAACCGGCGCTGGTCATCGGCGCCTACCTGGAGCAGCTGCACGAGCTCGGCGAGGCGCTGGACGCGCCGATCGTGGAGGGCTCCACGAAGAACAAGGAGCGGGAGAAGCTGTTCGACGCGTTCCGCAGCGGCGAGATCTCCCGGCTGGTGGTCTCGAAGGTCGCGAACTTCTCCATCGACCTGCCGGAGGCCTCGGTGGCGGTGCAGGTGTCCGGCACCTTCGGGTCCCGCCAGGAGGAGGCGCAGCGGCTCGGCCGGTTGCTGCGGCCGAAGGCGGAGCGCAAGCAGGCGCACTTCTACTCGGTGGTCTCGCGCGACACCCTGGACACCGACTACGCGGCGCACCGGCAGCGGTTCCTCGCCGAGCAGGGCTACGCCTACCGCATCGTCGACGCCGACGACCTGCTCGGTCCGGCCCTGCCGGACGTCGGTCCGCATGGCGGCTGA
- a CDS encoding ABC transporter substrate-binding protein: protein MPSRPTGSAPRGTRRRVVRALLSIATIGVSTFALSGCGLLSGSDGASDGGNGTLEKTTVVVGSLPALSQAPIAVAQAKGYFAEEGLTVKVQPVSDGPAALTSLISGQNDVSLGSYTAPIKAQATGAADLKIISEMMISVPNTMNIMVLPGSKIKKPEDLAGAKIAYSAPGAITDIGTKAALQDRGIDVSDDQFVRFGFPEMLPALQNGQIDAAVMTEPFITQAAKNAGAVSIMDAFSGGTADFPVAGAMTTAKFAEENPNTLQAFQRAVHKAQVTGQNRAEVTPLLPQFAKISPELAPIVELGKIPTSMDAARLQRVADLMQRFGQIDKHIDVAQMLVQPPPFEDNPTGGA, encoded by the coding sequence ATGCCGAGCAGACCGACCGGATCCGCACCACGTGGAACCCGGCGGCGCGTCGTTCGCGCGCTGCTGTCCATCGCCACGATCGGCGTCTCGACGTTCGCCCTGAGCGGCTGCGGTCTGCTCAGCGGGTCCGACGGGGCGAGCGACGGCGGCAACGGAACCCTGGAGAAGACCACCGTCGTGGTGGGCTCGCTGCCCGCGCTGTCCCAGGCCCCCATCGCGGTGGCGCAGGCGAAGGGCTACTTCGCCGAGGAGGGCCTGACCGTCAAGGTGCAGCCGGTGTCGGACGGCCCGGCCGCGCTGACCTCGCTGATCTCCGGGCAGAACGACGTGAGCCTCGGCAGCTACACGGCGCCGATCAAGGCCCAGGCCACCGGCGCCGCCGACCTGAAGATCATCAGCGAGATGATGATCTCGGTGCCGAACACGATGAACATCATGGTGCTGCCCGGCTCCAAGATCAAGAAGCCGGAGGACCTCGCCGGCGCCAAGATCGCCTACAGCGCGCCGGGCGCCATCACCGACATCGGCACCAAGGCCGCGCTGCAGGACCGGGGCATCGACGTCTCCGACGACCAGTTCGTGCGCTTCGGCTTCCCGGAGATGCTGCCTGCGCTGCAGAACGGCCAGATCGACGCCGCGGTGATGACCGAACCGTTCATCACCCAGGCCGCCAAGAACGCGGGCGCCGTGTCCATCATGGACGCCTTCTCGGGCGGGACCGCCGACTTCCCGGTGGCCGGTGCCATGACCACCGCGAAGTTCGCCGAGGAGAACCCGAACACGCTGCAGGCCTTCCAGCGGGCCGTGCACAAGGCGCAGGTCACCGGCCAGAACCGGGCCGAGGTCACGCCGCTGCTGCCGCAGTTCGCGAAGATCAGCCCGGAGCTCGCGCCGATCGTGGAACTCGGCAAGATCCCCACCTCGATGGACGCCGCCCGGCTGCAGCGCGTCGCGGACCTGATGCAGCGCTTCGGCCAGATCGACAAGCACATCGATGTGGCGCAGATGCTGGTCCAGCCGCCGCCGTTCGAGGACAATCCGACCGGTGGCGCGTGA
- a CDS encoding o-succinylbenzoate synthase, protein MTANGATISLAELDAVRVYGLPMRTRFRGITRRHGVLLGGPAGWGEFCPFEDYTDAESVPWLAAALESCAGDWPEPVRDEVPVNCTVPAVGAERAHAIAAASGCTTAKVKVAERGQDPGEDLDRVAAVRDALGPSAAIRVDANAAWDVDTAITRIAELDRAAGGLEYVEQPSPTIEDLAAVRRKVQVRIAADESIRRAEDPLAVAVAEAADVAVLKAAPLGGVRRALRVAEACGLPCVVSSAVESSVGLAAQLALAGALPELPFACGLGTMSLLDGDVVSDSLVPRGGVLPVPRRAPQPDPARVAAATPTADDQRRWLDRLVRVHALLASR, encoded by the coding sequence ATGACCGCGAACGGGGCGACGATCAGCCTGGCCGAGCTCGACGCGGTCCGCGTGTACGGCCTGCCGATGCGCACCCGGTTCCGCGGCATCACCCGCAGGCACGGGGTGCTGCTCGGCGGCCCGGCGGGCTGGGGCGAGTTCTGCCCGTTCGAGGACTACACCGACGCCGAATCGGTGCCGTGGCTGGCCGCCGCCCTGGAATCCTGCGCGGGCGACTGGCCGGAACCCGTGCGCGACGAGGTCCCGGTGAACTGCACCGTGCCCGCGGTCGGTGCCGAGCGGGCGCACGCCATCGCCGCCGCCTCCGGCTGCACCACCGCGAAGGTCAAGGTCGCCGAACGCGGCCAGGACCCCGGCGAGGACCTGGACCGGGTCGCCGCGGTCCGGGACGCGCTCGGCCCGTCCGCCGCGATCCGGGTGGACGCGAACGCGGCCTGGGACGTGGACACCGCCATCACCCGCATCGCCGAGCTGGACCGCGCCGCGGGCGGCCTGGAGTACGTGGAGCAGCCGAGCCCCACGATCGAGGACCTCGCCGCGGTCCGCCGCAAGGTGCAGGTGCGCATCGCCGCCGACGAGTCCATCCGCCGCGCCGAAGATCCGCTGGCGGTCGCGGTCGCCGAGGCCGCCGACGTGGCCGTGCTCAAGGCCGCGCCGCTCGGCGGGGTCCGGCGGGCGCTGCGGGTCGCCGAGGCGTGCGGCCTGCCCTGCGTGGTGTCCTCCGCGGTCGAGAGCAGCGTCGGGCTCGCCGCGCAGCTCGCGCTGGCCGGGGCGCTGCCGGAACTGCCGTTCGCCTGCGGGCTCGGCACCATGTCGCTGCTCGACGGCGACGTGGTCAGCGATTCGCTGGTGCCGCGCGGCGGGGTGCTCCCGGTGCCGCGCCGCGCTCCGCAGCCCGACCCGGCGCGGGTCGCGGCGGCCACGCCCACCGCCGACGACCAGCGCCGCTGGCTGGACCGCCTGGTGCGGGTGCACGCGCTGCTCGCGTCGCGGTGA